A section of the Solitalea canadensis DSM 3403 genome encodes:
- a CDS encoding hydrogen peroxide-inducible genes activator: MTLTQLEYIVAVDTFRHFATAADNCFVTQPTLSMQIQKLEEELGIRLFDRSKQPVLPTEAGKEVIAQARVILQESARLKEIVKNKVGEIEGHLRLGIIPTLAPYLLPLFLNSFLEKYPKVKISVWEETTENIVDHLKHNRLDAGILVTPLNDGSIYEYPLFYEELVVYVSKANELMNKQYVLADDIDIKKLWLLQESHCMRSQIMNLCHLHNQLKEDNNFEYEAGSIETLKKMVELNNGITILPELAVNDLSEEKKAQVRNFSGPVPVREVSAVTHRTYVKKRLIDALMAEINKVVPEHMLQREHLNVVPINQS; the protein is encoded by the coding sequence ATGACACTTACACAGTTAGAATACATAGTAGCAGTAGACACCTTCAGACATTTTGCAACCGCTGCAGATAATTGCTTCGTAACGCAGCCTACATTAAGCATGCAAATACAAAAGCTGGAAGAGGAACTGGGAATAAGATTATTTGACCGGAGTAAACAACCGGTATTGCCTACCGAAGCAGGAAAAGAAGTAATAGCTCAGGCAAGAGTGATTTTGCAGGAATCAGCGCGATTGAAAGAAATCGTTAAAAATAAGGTTGGTGAGATTGAAGGCCATTTACGATTAGGAATTATTCCAACCCTGGCCCCTTACCTGCTGCCTTTGTTTTTAAATTCATTCCTTGAAAAATATCCTAAAGTTAAGATCAGTGTTTGGGAAGAAACCACCGAAAATATCGTAGATCATTTAAAGCATAACCGCTTAGATGCCGGAATTTTGGTTACTCCCTTAAATGATGGCAGCATTTATGAATATCCGTTGTTTTATGAAGAATTGGTGGTATATGTTTCTAAGGCCAATGAGCTCATGAATAAACAATATGTTTTAGCTGATGATATCGATATAAAGAAACTTTGGCTATTACAGGAAAGTCATTGTATGCGCTCACAGATCATGAATTTGTGTCATTTACATAATCAGCTAAAAGAGGATAACAATTTTGAATACGAGGCCGGTAGTATTGAAACCCTGAAAAAGATGGTGGAGCTTAACAACGGAATTACCATTTTACCAGAGTTAGCTGTAAATGATCTGTCGGAAGAAAAGAAAGCCCAAGTAAGAAACTTTAGTGGTCCTGTGCCAGTAAGGGAGGTGAGTGCAGTAACACACCGGACTTATGTAAAAAAACGATTGATTGATGCCTTAATGGCTGAGATAAATAAGGTGGTTCCTGAACACATGCTTCAGCGTGAACATTTAAATGTTGTTCCCATTAATCAGTCCTGA
- a CDS encoding cytochrome-c peroxidase, giving the protein MQKIIVIVLLSAIVGCFQACFKKENIEQDVREQYLTDIDSLRSSIAVLEENTRIGVDEQTLQQNLRAARLRYKKIEYLVEYFSPYTADFINGAPLDEIEVYDNKVISPEGFQVIEAYLFPVYDKSRKTELIAHVHSLLMTMNRLTEQAQTTPITSQHLFDAMRLEVYRIIAMGISGFDTPESQNSVLEAAASIKGMQQTLVRYKNNATWGDKAIKYLQNNADFNSFDRMVFITQFANHLSEELLQLQLNEGITPFKALRAVNTSAKNLFVPEAFDANFFTADFEAHSSAEKVALGKLLFFDPVLSGNGNRACVSCHQPEKAFSDGLEKSIAFEGKTSIERNAPTLLNAGFQKAQFYDSRVANLEDQAAAVINNKAELHGSFEKTVLKLSESNEYQQRFASAFPQKKQPISDETIKNALASYIRSLKSFNSRFDQYVRGDKSKMSKQEIEGFNIFMGKGKCGTCHFAPLFNGTVPPNYEKSESEVIGVPATIKQTSIDNDLGKYGLFAYEQYKFSFKTPTIRNVELTAPYMHNGVFKTLEEVVDFYDKGGAAGIGADLPYLTLPFDKLNLSAQEKRNLVAFMKTLTDVPSSSVVSVKLPQLANSKLNNRKALY; this is encoded by the coding sequence ATGCAAAAAATCATTGTTATTGTATTGTTATCTGCAATTGTCGGATGTTTTCAGGCTTGTTTTAAAAAAGAAAACATAGAGCAAGATGTCAGGGAGCAGTATCTTACTGATATCGACAGTTTACGTTCGTCGATAGCAGTGCTTGAAGAAAATACCAGGATTGGTGTTGATGAACAGACCCTTCAACAGAATTTACGTGCAGCACGTTTACGATATAAAAAGATCGAATATCTGGTTGAATACTTTAGTCCCTATACAGCCGATTTTATTAATGGAGCGCCATTGGATGAAATTGAAGTATATGATAATAAGGTCATTTCACCTGAAGGTTTTCAGGTAATCGAAGCCTATTTATTTCCTGTTTATGATAAATCTCGAAAAACCGAGTTAATAGCGCATGTTCATTCGTTACTAATGACAATGAACCGCTTAACAGAGCAGGCACAAACTACCCCGATAACTTCTCAGCATCTTTTTGATGCCATGCGCCTGGAGGTTTATCGAATCATAGCCATGGGTATTTCGGGGTTTGATACTCCTGAATCACAAAATTCAGTTTTGGAAGCAGCTGCGTCTATAAAAGGGATGCAACAGACTTTAGTACGTTATAAAAATAATGCAACCTGGGGCGACAAGGCAATAAAGTATCTTCAAAACAATGCCGATTTTAATTCTTTCGACAGAATGGTATTTATTACTCAGTTCGCAAATCACTTGTCAGAAGAATTACTTCAGCTACAATTAAATGAAGGGATAACACCGTTTAAAGCCCTTAGAGCAGTCAATACAAGTGCAAAAAATCTGTTTGTCCCAGAGGCTTTTGATGCTAACTTTTTTACAGCTGATTTTGAAGCACATTCATCAGCAGAAAAAGTAGCGTTAGGAAAGTTGTTGTTTTTCGATCCTGTATTATCCGGAAACGGAAACAGGGCATGTGTATCCTGTCATCAACCTGAAAAAGCTTTTTCTGATGGTTTGGAAAAAAGTATTGCTTTTGAGGGAAAAACCTCGATTGAAAGAAATGCACCTACTTTATTGAACGCAGGATTTCAAAAAGCTCAGTTTTACGATAGTCGTGTTGCAAATCTCGAAGATCAGGCGGCAGCCGTTATTAATAACAAGGCTGAATTGCATGGCTCTTTTGAAAAAACTGTTTTAAAACTGTCGGAAAGTAACGAGTATCAACAGCGTTTTGCTTCAGCATTTCCTCAAAAGAAACAACCTATATCTGATGAGACAATAAAAAATGCATTGGCCTCCTATATTCGGTCATTAAAAAGCTTTAACTCCCGTTTTGATCAATATGTTCGGGGAGATAAGTCGAAAATGAGTAAGCAGGAGATTGAAGGTTTCAATATTTTTATGGGAAAAGGGAAGTGTGGAACCTGTCACTTTGCTCCTTTATTTAATGGAACCGTACCGCCCAATTATGAAAAAAGCGAGTCGGAAGTTATTGGAGTTCCGGCTACCATTAAGCAAACCAGTATTGACAATGATTTAGGGAAGTACGGATTATTTGCTTACGAACAATACAAATTCTCTTTTAAAACGCCAACGATACGGAATGTTGAATTAACAGCTCCTTACATGCATAATGGTGTTTTTAAAACGCTTGAAGAAGTGGTTGATTTTTATGATAAAGGAGGAGCTGCTGGTATTGGTGCTGATCTGCCTTACTTAACCCTTCCTTTTGATAAGTTAAATTTATCAGCTCAGGAGAAAAGGAATCTGGTGGCTTTTATGAAAACACTTACAGATGTCCCATCGTCATCAGTTGTATCTGTAAAATTACCCCAACTTGCTAATAGCAAATTGAATAACCGAAAGGCACTTTATTAA
- a CDS encoding catalase yields the protein MEEKKKLTTASGRPFVENENTQTVGPRGPILIQDFILHEKMAHFNRERIPERVVHAKGSGAYGTFTVTNDISKYTKAKVFNGIGKQTKVFLRFSTVGGEKGSADTERDPRGFALKFYTEDGNYDLVGNNTPVFFIKDPKKFGDFIHTQKRDPFTNCKSATMMWDFWSLNPESLHQVLILMSDRGTPYGYRHMDGFGSHTFSFINKDNERFWVKFHFKTEQGIKNFINDEAVKMKGEDPDFAQRDLVHAIENGDFPKWKLKIQIMTQEQAKTFRWNPFDLTKVWPHGDYPLIEVGVLELNQNPDNYFAHVEQSAFAPAHVVDGISYSPDKMLQGRILSYPDAHRYRLGTNYEQLPVNRCPFAVNNYQRDGSMRVDGNGGGAPNYFPNSFDNIVADPSYKEPAWELESNVADWYDRNAPGDDDHFTQPGNLFRLMTDEAKKNTISNIVGAMSGIDGPKRLDIINRQLCHWFRADPQLGAGIAIGLGVDVSAMMPKTEASN from the coding sequence ATGGAAGAAAAAAAGAAATTAACCACTGCATCGGGTCGACCGTTTGTCGAAAATGAAAACACCCAAACCGTTGGTCCACGCGGTCCGATTTTAATCCAGGATTTCATCTTACATGAGAAAATGGCGCATTTTAATCGTGAGCGTATACCGGAGCGTGTAGTGCACGCCAAAGGCTCGGGCGCCTATGGCACTTTTACAGTTACTAATGATATTTCTAAATACACAAAAGCTAAAGTTTTCAATGGCATTGGAAAACAAACCAAAGTATTTCTCCGCTTCTCAACCGTTGGAGGCGAGAAAGGATCGGCAGATACTGAACGAGATCCACGCGGATTTGCACTTAAATTTTATACCGAAGATGGCAACTACGACTTGGTTGGAAACAATACTCCAGTATTTTTCATAAAGGATCCCAAAAAGTTTGGTGACTTTATCCATACACAAAAGCGTGATCCGTTTACCAACTGCAAAAGCGCTACTATGATGTGGGATTTCTGGTCGCTGAATCCGGAGAGCTTACATCAGGTATTAATCCTAATGTCTGATCGTGGCACTCCTTATGGTTATCGCCACATGGATGGATTTGGGAGCCATACATTCTCTTTTATCAATAAAGACAATGAACGTTTTTGGGTAAAATTTCACTTTAAAACGGAGCAGGGTATTAAAAACTTCATCAATGATGAAGCCGTGAAGATGAAAGGTGAAGATCCGGATTTTGCCCAGCGAGACTTGGTTCATGCAATTGAAAATGGCGATTTTCCAAAATGGAAATTGAAGATTCAGATCATGACTCAGGAACAGGCAAAGACATTCCGTTGGAATCCATTTGACTTGACCAAGGTTTGGCCTCATGGCGACTATCCGTTAATTGAGGTTGGAGTACTGGAACTTAACCAAAACCCAGATAACTATTTTGCCCACGTAGAGCAATCAGCATTTGCTCCTGCACATGTGGTCGACGGAATTAGTTATTCTCCGGATAAAATGTTGCAGGGCCGTATTCTATCCTATCCGGATGCCCATCGTTATCGTTTAGGAACCAATTACGAGCAGTTGCCTGTCAATCGTTGTCCGTTTGCAGTGAACAATTACCAACGTGACGGTTCTATGCGTGTGGATGGAAACGGAGGAGGTGCTCCTAACTATTTCCCTAATAGCTTTGATAACATTGTTGCTGATCCAAGTTATAAAGAACCTGCTTGGGAGTTGGAATCTAACGTTGCCGACTGGTACGATCGTAACGCCCCTGGCGATGATGATCATTTCACTCAACCAGGAAATCTGTTCCGTTTGATGACGGACGAAGCTAAGAAAAATACCATTAGCAATATTGTTGGCGCCATGAGTGGCATTGACGGTCCAAAACGATTGGACATCATTAACCGTCAGCTTTGTCATTGGTTCCGTGCCGACCCACAATTAGGTGCAGGTATAGCAATCGGCTTAGGTGTTGATGTTTCAGCGATGATGCCTAAAACAGAAGCAAGTAATTAG
- a CDS encoding rhomboid family intramembrane serine protease, with protein sequence MQEALQNTPVASIIFAFTLLTSGYALYFNHDVNYALSLHPYSIKRGSRYYTILTSGFVHGDFWHLLFNMMTFYFFAFPLETIFVMAKGPMGHWLFAGLYLVSLVLSDISSIIKHKNNFQYYSLGASGAIAAVLFSMIMFMPQMKISMMFIPIGIPAFIFGPLYLAYCVYASKNQQDNVNHDAHFYGALTGVVFTILTFPGVLSHFISSLLGGE encoded by the coding sequence ATGCAGGAAGCACTTCAGAATACGCCTGTGGCGTCAATAATTTTTGCCTTTACCTTACTTACCAGTGGTTACGCTTTGTATTTCAATCATGATGTTAATTATGCATTAAGTCTCCATCCTTATAGTATTAAAAGAGGAAGTAGGTACTATACCATTCTAACAAGCGGTTTTGTGCACGGCGATTTTTGGCACTTACTGTTTAATATGATGACGTTCTACTTTTTTGCCTTTCCGTTAGAAACCATATTTGTAATGGCAAAAGGGCCAATGGGGCATTGGTTGTTTGCAGGCTTGTACCTGGTATCATTGGTGCTTAGTGATATTTCATCCATCATAAAACATAAGAACAATTTTCAATACTATAGTTTAGGTGCCTCAGGAGCCATTGCAGCTGTACTTTTTAGCATGATTATGTTTATGCCCCAAATGAAGATCAGCATGATGTTTATACCAATCGGTATTCCGGCCTTTATTTTTGGTCCGCTTTATCTGGCCTACTGTGTGTACGCATCTAAAAATCAGCAGGACAACGTAAATCACGATGCTCACTTTTATGGAGCTTTAACCGGAGTGGTATTCACTATCCTGACGTTCCCTGGTGTTTTATCACATTTCATAAGTTCACTTCTCGGAGGAGAATAA
- a CDS encoding PhoX family protein: MNKFTKLSLLSAAVCFGVTACKNDDTKKETPEISKVVLKNHSTTPVFLKKLSGFEKIEAYTLISSADEFTNYRFGGSADGVGMIKNPNGGYVMFVNNEDNYAVSRVEFDETLKPVKGSYALNSDGGQWRLCSGTMVTPEEHGFGPYYFSVGESNVEAMTHKIDPFQSTVLPNSTSRGIPALGHWSGENSVPLNKNAYPGKTVIVMGEDASDATGGQVAMYVANTGDLTSGSLYMLKRVDGVQKETDMTVGKQYDVEFAKIDNHLNLTGAQIQELVNPLKAIKFGRVEDVDYRKGSAANAHEVYFNVTGQDASGDNADHSRTVWGRVYKITLDASNPLKGKLEVILDGDDKTGPAKEFQNPDNICVTQNYVYVQEDSNGYGTETHDAYIYQYNIATKELKKVFELDHHRTAPDAATYNVNGLSKFGDWEYGGLIDVSDVIGIPDSFVLCIQPHTWKDDKFAGVDGGSKRKTEKQGSEVVILKGLPR; this comes from the coding sequence ATGAACAAGTTTACAAAACTCAGCCTACTATCAGCAGCAGTTTGCTTTGGAGTTACTGCTTGCAAAAATGATGACACAAAGAAAGAGACACCTGAAATAAGTAAAGTGGTATTAAAAAATCACTCCACTACTCCGGTTTTTCTTAAGAAACTTTCTGGCTTCGAAAAGATCGAAGCATATACTTTAATCAGCAGCGCCGATGAATTTACCAATTATCGCTTCGGTGGTTCAGCAGATGGTGTTGGGATGATTAAAAATCCTAATGGCGGATATGTTATGTTTGTAAATAACGAAGATAATTATGCCGTTTCTCGCGTAGAGTTTGATGAAACATTGAAACCTGTAAAAGGCTCTTATGCGTTAAACTCTGATGGCGGACAATGGAGACTTTGTTCGGGTACAATGGTTACTCCGGAAGAACATGGTTTTGGCCCGTATTATTTCTCTGTGGGAGAAAGCAATGTAGAGGCAATGACTCATAAAATCGACCCTTTCCAAAGTACCGTTTTGCCTAACAGCACCAGCCGTGGAATTCCTGCTTTAGGTCATTGGAGTGGTGAAAACTCTGTGCCATTGAACAAGAACGCTTATCCTGGTAAAACAGTAATTGTAATGGGCGAAGATGCTTCTGATGCTACAGGTGGACAGGTTGCAATGTATGTAGCTAATACCGGTGATCTTACTTCCGGCTCATTGTACATGCTTAAGCGTGTTGATGGTGTTCAAAAAGAAACCGACATGACCGTTGGAAAGCAATATGATGTTGAGTTTGCAAAAATTGATAACCATTTAAACCTTACCGGAGCACAAATCCAGGAATTAGTTAATCCGTTAAAGGCAATCAAATTTGGTCGTGTAGAGGATGTTGATTATCGCAAGGGAAGTGCAGCAAATGCACACGAAGTATATTTTAACGTAACAGGACAAGATGCAAGCGGCGATAACGCTGATCATTCTCGTACTGTTTGGGGCCGTGTTTATAAAATTACTTTAGATGCTTCAAATCCATTAAAGGGTAAGCTTGAAGTTATTCTGGATGGAGACGATAAAACGGGACCAGCTAAAGAATTCCAAAATCCTGACAATATCTGCGTTACTCAAAACTATGTGTACGTTCAGGAAGATTCGAACGGTTATGGAACCGAAACACATGATGCTTATATCTATCAATACAATATCGCAACTAAAGAACTTAAAAAAGTATTTGAACTAGACCATCACCGTACAGCTCCTGATGCCGCGACTTACAATGTAAACGGATTGTCAAAGTTTGGTGATTGGGAATACGGAGGTTTAATCGATGTCTCAGATGTAATCGGTATTCCGGATTCATTTGTTCTTTGTATTCAGCCGCATACCTGGAAAGACGATAAATTTGCAGGAGTTGATGGCGGAAGCAAACGTAAAACAGAAAAACAGGGTAGTGAAGTTGTTATTTTAAAAGGACTTCCTCGTTAG